A section of the Chloroflexota bacterium genome encodes:
- a CDS encoding 4-oxalocrotonate tautomerase yields the protein MPIVRVEMWPGRTHAQKAELARLITEAVVKVADTTPQATIVIFEDVPKENWAVGGVLASDANK from the coding sequence ATGCCGATAGTCAGAGTAGAGATGTGGCCGGGCAGAACCCATGCCCAGAAGGCAGAACTGGCCCGCCTTATCACTGAGGCAGTGGTAAAGGTGGCTGACACCACGCCCCAAGCCACTATAGTAATATTCGAGGATGTGCCGAAGGAGAACTGGGCTGTGGGCGGGGTGCTTGCCTCAGATGCCAATAAGTAG